The Campylobacter sp. CN_NE2 genome contains a region encoding:
- a CDS encoding c-type cytochrome gives MNKELKVLLILIVSVLVTYWFIEPYAHSKLSPHVAPVNYDFSQGDALSTKDNIDMAQSALENAKSRNDEKAIAAAEADLNLAKENQDKATLFWNEVNQIDFSKGDASTGAETFINAGCTACHGVEAAGLPAPMDGETASDAYGVNPPDLSTAGYLYDEKFLAAIIKDPVMALKLGHKFGDETPFPMPGFFGLGGDINQELADIVAYLKSIAPKEMENSAVFDNACSRCHDVKYDNKAMTSNIDALSKYMGSTPPDLSMMIRSKRASYLHEFINDPQKRLPGTSMPRVGLNQQAEDQVVAYLENVGDSKKSEREKTTIWIMIYFAILAVFAGLWKKKVWEKLH, from the coding sequence ATGAATAAAGAACTAAAAGTATTATTAATCCTTATCGTAAGTGTTTTGGTTACATATTGGTTTATCGAGCCTTATGCTCACTCAAAACTAAGTCCGCATGTTGCACCTGTGAATTATGATTTTAGTCAAGGGGACGCTTTATCTACAAAAGACAATATCGATATGGCTCAAAGCGCACTTGAAAATGCAAAATCTCGCAATGACGAAAAAGCTATCGCAGCGGCAGAAGCTGATTTAAATTTGGCAAAAGAAAATCAAGATAAAGCGACTTTGTTTTGGAACGAAGTAAATCAAATTGATTTTAGTAAAGGTGATGCTTCAACGGGAGCTGAAACATTTATAAATGCAGGTTGTACGGCATGTCACGGCGTAGAAGCAGCAGGACTTCCTGCTCCTATGGACGGCGAAACAGCTAGTGATGCTTATGGCGTAAATCCGCCTGATTTAAGCACAGCAGGTTATTTATATGATGAAAAATTCTTAGCCGCTATCATCAAAGATCCTGTTATGGCATTAAAATTGGGTCATAAATTCGGCGATGAAACTCCGTTTCCTATGCCGGGATTTTTCGGTCTTGGCGGTGATATAAACCAAGAACTAGCCGACATTGTAGCCTATTTAAAATCAATCGCACCAAAAGAGATGGAAAACTCAGCGGTATTTGATAACGCTTGTAGCCGTTGCCACGATGTAAAATATGACAACAAAGCAATGACTAGCAATATTGACGCGCTTAGCAAATATATGGGCTCAACACCGCCTGATTTGTCTATGATGATTAGATCAAAAAGAGCTAGTTATCTGCATGAATTTATTAACGATCCACAAAAAAGATTACCGGGAACTTCTATGCCACGCGTTGGTTTAAATCAACAAGCAGAAGATCAAGTCGTTGCGTACTTAGAAAATGTCGGCGATAGCAAAAAAAGCGAAAGAGAGAAAACAACCATTTGGATTATGATCTATTTTGCGATTTTAGCTGTATTTGCAGGACTTTGGAAAAAGAAAGTTTGGGAAAAACTTCACTAA
- a CDS encoding FTR1 family iron permease, giving the protein MKFIKFSIYFILSFTILFGADYANEAKEIENKFKEVITLYKDGKNAEARQLTQQAYFGHFENLEAGIRINLGQKKSYAMEKQFGDIRKAIKNEKPIDEIQAMIDKLNAEIIEILPVIESGHKLVAERSDDGGISAAKIEPKNENLNQTNLTQNANPWVNIYNQISNELKNAKEAYEKNDGEAMKEALNRAKFDLYRNKQLEIAVRRYDSAKMDQMIQQVMGAVISKNTQMSQTQVVQALKDIDDLLNTSIAKLPSESYALAPKAIMQEMQEEEIADQADFSVVVENIRKKMAEALKLYENGDINSAVSDAGDIYFDEYEASGMEALVGAKNSQLKVDTEASFSKIVALMQNKADKSEIIAVANRLFEQLEQSLDLTKKSSNWDLFLYAFIIILREGFEALIIVTAVIAYLIKTGNSKHLGIVYSSLAVAVILSLVTAYAVNLIFGSQMAAQSREILEGVVMLIAVFLLFYVGFWLLSNAGAKKWSSYIQGQVSQSLSSGDSKTLWWTVFLAVYREGAETVLFYMALIFDAKSSSALSMVALGFAVGLVALAAVYFVVKFFSLKIAIKPFFLITSAIIFYMSIVFVGKGVMELVEGKLFVPHIIENFPTISWLGIYPYLESLIPQILLISALIIGIFIMRKKNLIKGEIK; this is encoded by the coding sequence ATGAAATTTATAAAATTTAGCATTTATTTTATTTTATCTTTTACGATTTTATTTGGTGCTGATTATGCCAATGAAGCAAAAGAGATAGAAAATAAATTTAAAGAAGTAATCACGCTTTATAAAGACGGAAAAAACGCAGAAGCAAGGCAACTTACGCAACAAGCATATTTTGGGCATTTTGAAAATTTGGAAGCCGGAATTCGTATAAATTTAGGTCAAAAAAAATCCTACGCTATGGAAAAGCAGTTTGGCGATATTCGCAAAGCGATAAAAAATGAAAAACCGATCGATGAAATTCAAGCTATGATAGATAAACTAAATGCCGAAATCATCGAAATTTTACCTGTGATTGAAAGCGGACATAAACTAGTTGCTGAGCGAAGCGATGACGGCGGTATTAGTGCTGCTAAAATCGAACCTAAAAATGAAAATTTAAACCAGACAAATTTAACGCAAAACGCAAATCCGTGGGTAAATATTTATAATCAAATTTCAAATGAGCTTAAAAACGCAAAAGAAGCTTACGAAAAAAACGACGGCGAAGCTATGAAGGAAGCGTTAAACAGGGCTAAATTTGATCTTTATCGCAATAAACAGCTTGAAATCGCCGTTAGACGATATGATTCGGCTAAAATGGATCAAATGATTCAGCAGGTTATGGGTGCTGTTATTAGCAAAAACACGCAAATGAGCCAAACACAAGTGGTTCAAGCTTTAAAAGATATTGATGATTTGCTTAACACAAGTATCGCAAAATTGCCTAGTGAATCTTACGCTCTTGCGCCAAAAGCCATAATGCAGGAAATGCAAGAAGAAGAAATTGCAGATCAAGCAGATTTTAGCGTTGTTGTTGAAAATATTCGTAAAAAAATGGCAGAAGCTTTGAAGCTCTATGAAAATGGCGATATAAACTCAGCCGTTAGCGATGCGGGAGATATTTATTTTGACGAATACGAAGCAAGCGGTATGGAAGCTCTTGTTGGTGCTAAAAATTCGCAATTAAAAGTAGATACGGAAGCTAGTTTTAGCAAAATCGTTGCCCTAATGCAAAACAAAGCAGATAAAAGCGAAATCATCGCGGTTGCGAATAGGCTTTTTGAGCAGTTAGAACAAAGCCTTGATTTAACCAAAAAATCAAGCAACTGGGATTTGTTTCTTTATGCTTTTATCATTATTTTACGCGAGGGTTTTGAGGCTTTGATTATCGTTACGGCAGTCATCGCTTATCTTATCAAAACAGGAAATTCAAAGCATTTAGGCATAGTTTATAGCTCGTTAGCGGTTGCCGTTATTTTAAGTCTAGTTACAGCTTATGCCGTAAATTTAATCTTTGGCTCACAAATGGCAGCCCAAAGCAGGGAGATTTTAGAAGGCGTTGTTATGCTAATCGCCGTTTTCTTGCTATTTTATGTCGGTTTTTGGCTACTTTCAAACGCAGGAGCAAAAAAATGGTCAAGCTACATACAAGGGCAAGTTAGCCAAAGTCTAAGTAGCGGGGATAGCAAAACGCTTTGGTGGACTGTGTTTTTAGCTGTTTATAGAGAAGGGGCTGAGACCGTGTTATTTTACATGGCGTTAATTTTTGATGCCAAATCAAGCTCAGCGTTAAGTATGGTAGCTCTTGGCTTTGCAGTCGGGCTTGTGGCACTTGCTGCGGTTTATTTTGTGGTTAAATTTTTCTCGCTTAAAATCGCAATTAAGCCGTTTTTCCTTATCACTTCGGCAATCATTTTTTATATGTCGATTGTTTTTGTCGGAAAAGGCGTTATGGAGCTAGTTGAAGGCAAACTTTTTGTGCCACATATTATAGAAAATTTCCCAACCATTTCATGGCTTGGAATTTATCCATATTTAGAGAGTTTAATTCCACAAATTCTCTTAATTTCGGCACTAATTATCGGAATTTTTATAATGAGAAAGAAAAATCTTATCAAAGGAGAAATAAAATGA
- a CDS encoding iron transporter yields MKKLFSSVLALSLASSIAFAGEQPIGEPVEINGMEIAAVYLQPIDMEPKGIDLAPSLADIHLEADIHAIEGNKNGFGEGEWIPYLKVSYILKNTDNGKVKEGTFMPMVASDGPHYGANIKMDGGVGNYELTFHIENPSVQGFGRHADEATGVGKWWDAFDVNYKFQYTGTPKE; encoded by the coding sequence ATGAAAAAATTATTTTCATCAGTGTTGGCATTAAGCCTTGCTTCAAGTATTGCGTTCGCAGGAGAACAACCTATCGGCGAACCTGTTGAAATCAACGGCATGGAAATAGCTGCTGTTTATTTGCAACCAATCGACATGGAACCAAAAGGCATTGATCTAGCCCCAAGCCTAGCAGATATTCACCTAGAAGCCGATATTCACGCGATAGAAGGCAACAAAAACGGCTTTGGCGAAGGCGAGTGGATTCCGTATTTAAAAGTTTCTTACATACTAAAAAACACAGATAACGGCAAAGTAAAAGAGGGCACATTTATGCCTATGGTAGCAAGCGACGGACCGCACTACGGCGCAAATATCAAAATGGACGGCGGAGTTGGTAACTATGAGCTAACTTTTCATATCGAAAATCCTAGCGTTCAAGGTTTCGGACGACATGCCGATGAGGCAACCGGCGTTGGTAAATGGTGGGATGCATTTGATGTAAATTATAAATTCCAATACACAGGAACTCCAAAAGAGTAA
- a CDS encoding Fe-S-containing protein: MSIFFYQVALAIFPLVLISSFLQRTNYIKELFIPIVCGVIFGFACFSAFAVSANNDTAKIFFDIICILLLIIFPILFKFKSVYLTAVIVFLLAMTYGYDYKFISANFKIFTSSLLDSLSLSNLFMASFAFLIFICIFFLLNSLLKRVNKKVKICFFVLILFLLIIDRLGFFGLSLMQEGIIKTTPKLLSVIAKIIYFNSFLPIIFSLILIILGAFGLKFEKCKNKENIIEFREFKAGKFKAFSEFFYALLCGGVIIFISLFYILVASKPPKIDNPTIIEPINNEFKFNAEILKDNKLHRYAYITDDGHKVRFFLINKFKDKLAPVAVFDACSICGDMGYVKKGDELICISCNVRIFLPSVGKAGGCNPIPLEYKFDGKEIIISLKEIENGASFFSEVVEKIVTDPVSREKIKNNSKFRYLYYGRTYFFEDAKNQAEFEANPEKFVDTNGVLKELK; the protein is encoded by the coding sequence ATGAGTATATTTTTTTATCAAGTTGCACTTGCGATATTTCCGTTAGTTTTAATATCGTCTTTTTTGCAAAGAACAAATTATATCAAAGAGCTATTTATCCCTATTGTTTGTGGCGTGATCTTTGGTTTTGCCTGTTTTAGCGCATTTGCTGTTTCGGCAAATAACGACACGGCAAAAATATTTTTTGACATAATTTGCATTTTATTGTTGATAATTTTTCCGATTTTATTTAAATTTAAAAGCGTTTATCTGACTGCTGTGATAGTCTTTTTACTTGCTATGACTTATGGTTATGACTATAAATTTATAAGTGCAAATTTTAAAATTTTTACTAGTTCGCTTTTAGATAGCCTAAGTTTATCAAATTTATTTATGGCTAGTTTTGCATTTTTGATTTTCATTTGCATATTTTTTCTTTTAAATTCGCTTTTAAAAAGGGTAAATAAAAAAGTCAAAATTTGCTTTTTTGTTTTAATTCTTTTTCTGTTGATTATCGATAGATTAGGCTTTTTTGGACTTTCGCTTATGCAAGAAGGTATTATTAAAACGACACCAAAACTGCTTTCTGTGATTGCAAAAATTATATATTTTAATAGCTTTTTACCGATTATTTTTTCTTTGATTTTGATTATTTTAGGGGCATTTGGGCTTAAATTTGAAAAATGCAAAAATAAAGAAAATATTATCGAATTTAGAGAATTTAAAGCCGGCAAATTTAAAGCATTTAGCGAATTTTTTTATGCTTTGCTTTGTGGTGGGGTTATCATTTTTATCTCGCTTTTTTATATTTTAGTTGCTTCAAAACCACCTAAAATAGATAATCCAACCATAATCGAACCTATAAATAATGAATTTAAATTTAACGCCGAAATTTTAAAAGATAACAAACTTCATCGCTACGCCTATATCACAGATGACGGGCATAAAGTGCGATTTTTCTTAATCAATAAATTTAAAGATAAACTCGCTCCCGTTGCCGTTTTTGATGCTTGTAGCATTTGTGGCGATATGGGCTATGTAAAAAAAGGTGATGAGTTAATCTGCATTAGTTGTAATGTGCGAATTTTCTTGCCAAGTGTCGGCAAAGCAGGAGGCTGCAATCCTATTCCGCTCGAATATAAATTTGACGGAAAAGAGATAATAATCTCGCTTAAAGAGATTGAAAATGGAGCTAGTTTTTTTAGCGAAGTGGTCGAAAAAATAGTAACCGATCCCGTAAGTAGAGAAAAAATCAAAAATAACTCTAAATTTAGATATTTATATTACGGGCGAACTTATTTTTTTGAAGACGCAAAAAACCAAGCCGAATTTGAAGCAAACCCTGAAAAATTTGTTGATACAAACGGCGTTTTAAAGGAGCTAAAATAA
- a CDS encoding ABC transporter permease, giving the protein MFFRIIKASILNSKDNKILAFLTILLSVSLIACMLNITLKIGDEVAKELRSYGSNIVVLPSSQNLSIEIAGKEYSPLKNEDYLNEKDLHKIKEIFWRNNIVAFAPFLSTKFNEFEIVGTYFDKVIPIEGESDFKSGVATLYPFWVVDGRFPKDDSLDEVLVGERLNLKLDEKLNLGEFEVKVVGILKNGDEMSDKIITSLNLVQKITDKAGLIAKAEVSAMTIPEDDLSVKARRDFESLDAVAYDKWYCSAYVSSIAYQITEDFPNATAKALLSVSETQSGITKKIQNLMAVVSILSLFISAICITSLLTSEIHRRKKEIGLLKALGAGNFMIYTQFATETFIVCVIASICGAILGYILSFIIGYQIFGSPIGISFMVLPLSVIFGLLICIFGSILPLKSVIKLLPAEVLYGRK; this is encoded by the coding sequence ATGTTTTTTCGCATAATAAAAGCTTCGATTTTAAATTCAAAAGATAATAAAATTTTAGCTTTTCTAACCATTTTGCTAAGTGTGAGTTTGATCGCTTGTATGCTAAATATCACGCTTAAAATCGGCGATGAAGTCGCAAAAGAGCTTCGAAGCTACGGCTCAAATATCGTGGTTTTGCCTAGTTCGCAAAATTTAAGTATCGAAATAGCCGGGAAAGAGTATTCGCCGCTTAAAAATGAAGATTATTTAAATGAAAAAGATTTGCATAAGATAAAAGAAATTTTTTGGCGAAATAACATTGTCGCTTTTGCGCCGTTTTTATCTACTAAATTTAATGAATTTGAGATTGTTGGAACTTATTTTGATAAGGTTATTCCTATCGAAGGCGAGAGCGATTTTAAAAGCGGAGTTGCTACGCTTTATCCGTTTTGGGTCGTTGATGGTAGATTTCCAAAAGATGATAGTTTAGATGAAGTTTTAGTCGGCGAAAGGCTAAATTTAAAGCTTGACGAAAAGCTAAATTTGGGCGAATTTGAAGTAAAAGTCGTAGGAATTTTAAAAAACGGCGATGAAATGTCGGATAAAATCATAACGAGCCTAAATTTGGTGCAAAAAATCACAGATAAAGCAGGTCTCATCGCCAAAGCAGAAGTCAGCGCAATGACGATCCCAGAAGATGATTTATCCGTAAAAGCAAGGCGAGATTTTGAGAGCTTAGATGCGGTGGCGTATGATAAATGGTATTGTTCGGCTTATGTTAGTTCGATTGCGTATCAAATAACCGAAGATTTTCCAAACGCCACGGCAAAGGCACTTTTAAGTGTAAGCGAAACTCAAAGCGGAATAACTAAAAAAATCCAAAATTTAATGGCAGTCGTTAGCATTTTATCGCTTTTTATCTCTGCGATTTGTATTACGAGTTTGCTAACTAGCGAAATTCACAGGCGAAAAAAAGAGATTGGGCTTTTAAAAGCTTTGGGGGCTGGAAATTTTATGATTTATACGCAGTTTGCGACTGAAACTTTCATCGTATGTGTGATAGCTTCGATTTGCGGGGCGATTTTGGGCTATATTTTAAGCTTTATTATCGGTTATCAAATTTTTGGCTCACCAATTGGCATTAGTTTTATGGTTTTGCCTTTGAGCGTGATTTTTGGGCTACTAATTTGCATTTTTGGTTCGATTTTGCCGCTAAAAAGCGTTATAAAATTACTTCCTGCTGAGGTGCTATATGGTAGGAAATAG
- a CDS encoding ABC transporter permease, with the protein MVGNSAFFKNLIFKSILGSGLRGFVIFLAIMLGSAVTAAFVNIYADIEKKVGSELNSYGANLIISPKDFENSHINEQILDTKFEKIPNLKAYNKYLFASANLGVSSGVVMGVNFSNLRLVMPFLDLKSGEFINIDFDDKNALIGQDLAKLLGVKVGESIEITPKGKMPTKVKIKGIVYDGGKEDGLLIISLELAQRIFDMPNSLNYAQAIVAGNYDEIKQISQNLSDENAVFEPISKISKAQGVILDKIKLLMLLIGLVILFITSICINTSLSAILFARIKEFALLRAIGASRDNLLKMILAEILTICVIGSVLGALLGYFLANLLGFLIFSSGVDFRFVGLLSAVILSLIFAFGASYYPIKRALNPNLANLLKE; encoded by the coding sequence ATGGTAGGAAATAGCGCATTTTTTAAAAATCTAATATTTAAAAGCATTTTAGGAAGTGGTTTAAGGGGATTTGTTATTTTTCTAGCCATTATGCTTGGAAGTGCCGTAACAGCGGCATTTGTAAATATCTATGCCGATATTGAAAAAAAAGTCGGTAGCGAACTAAACTCTTATGGAGCAAATTTGATTATAAGCCCAAAAGATTTTGAAAATTCGCATATAAATGAGCAAATTTTGGATACCAAATTTGAAAAAATACCAAATTTAAAAGCATATAACAAATATCTTTTTGCAAGTGCGAATTTAGGCGTTAGTAGCGGCGTCGTAATGGGAGTAAATTTTTCAAATTTAAGGTTAGTTATGCCGTTTTTGGATTTAAAATCGGGCGAATTTATAAATATCGATTTTGACGATAAAAATGCTTTAATCGGGCAGGATTTGGCTAAACTTTTAGGCGTAAAAGTTGGCGAGAGTATCGAAATCACGCCAAAAGGAAAAATGCCTACAAAAGTGAAAATCAAAGGCATAGTTTATGACGGCGGCAAGGAAGACGGACTTTTAATCATCTCGCTTGAATTAGCTCAGCGTATTTTTGATATGCCAAATTCGCTAAATTACGCCCAAGCCATTGTTGCTGGAAATTACGATGAAATCAAGCAAATTTCGCAAAATTTAAGCGATGAAAACGCCGTTTTTGAGCCGATTAGCAAAATTTCAAAAGCACAAGGGGTGATTTTGGATAAAATCAAACTTTTAATGCTTTTAATCGGTCTAGTGATTTTATTTATAACTTCCATTTGTATAAATACGAGCCTTAGCGCGATTTTATTTGCTAGGATTAAAGAATTTGCATTGCTTCGAGCGATTGGAGCAAGTAGGGATAATTTATTAAAAATGATTTTGGCTGAAATTTTAACGATTTGCGTGATAGGCTCAGTTTTGGGGGCGTTGCTTGGATATTTTTTAGCAAATTTGCTAGGCTTTTTGATTTTTTCAAGCGGAGTTGATTTTAGGTTTGTAGGACTACTTAGCGCTGTGATTTTAAGCCTTATTTTTGCGTTTGGTGCTAGTTATTATCCGATAAAACGGGCTTTAAATCCAAATTTAGCAAATTTATTAAAGGAATAA
- a CDS encoding ABC transporter ATP-binding protein has protein sequence MEILKLDSVCKYFGEVKALDDISFSVNKGEWVSIMGPSGSGKSTLVNILSLMDTLTNGSYFLGGSDASHLNEEQILEFRRKKIGLVFQQFHLVPYLNAVENVMLNQYYHSCVDLQSAKKALEKVGLAHRISHRPSELSGGEQQRVCIARALINEPEIIIADEPTGNLDEANEEIVLNLFNELRSEGKTLLLVTHNEKLGLNADKIVRLKHGKLDKIEIKKGKI, from the coding sequence ATGGAAATTTTAAAACTTGATAGCGTGTGTAAATATTTTGGCGAAGTAAAAGCACTTGATGATATTTCTTTTAGCGTAAATAAGGGCGAGTGGGTCAGCATAATGGGACCAAGCGGAAGCGGAAAAAGCACTTTGGTAAATATTTTAAGCCTTATGGATACTCTCACAAATGGCTCATATTTTTTAGGCGGAAGCGACGCAAGTCATCTAAACGAAGAGCAAATTTTAGAGTTTCGCCGTAAAAAAATAGGGCTAGTTTTCCAGCAATTTCACCTTGTGCCGTATCTAAATGCCGTTGAAAATGTAATGTTAAATCAATATTACCACTCTTGTGTGGATTTGCAAAGTGCCAAAAAAGCCTTAGAAAAAGTGGGTTTGGCCCATAGAATTTCTCACAGACCAAGCGAACTAAGTGGTGGCGAACAGCAAAGAGTTTGCATAGCAAGGGCTTTGATAAACGAGCCTGAAATCATCATCGCCGACGAACCAACAGGAAATTTAGACGAAGCAAACGAAGAGATTGTGCTAAATTTATTTAATGAGTTAAGAAGCGAAGGCAAAACGCTACTTTTAGTAACGCACAACGAAAAGCTTGGCTTAAATGCCGATAAAATCGTGCGTTTGAAACACGGAAAATTAGATAAAATAGAAATTAAAAAAGGA